The genomic stretch AAAGCGCAAAAAAAAGAGAATACAAATATGACCATAGTTTATCATGTTTTAAGCTATAGGGTCACTCATATTGGAAATAATATGTCTCCATACTCTTAAATTGTGGAGCGTATGCTTGCTATGAAACACTATTTTTTTCAGCGAGTGGAGTACATTACCATTCTATTTTACTTATATTTGTCTACATGGTTGCGTCGTAATAGACTACCTACAACATAATCTCTTAAAGTGTAATCTTTCCCCGGACCTTATGTGAATACGGGATTGCTTCGTGCATGAAGCTGGTGTTGATACTGTTTTGTTCTTGTGTTTTTATCTTTATCCTAAAAAAGGACCTCAAAGAATACATTCTTAAAAACTTAGAGATTATCACATGTTTGACTGGTTGTTTGCTAGGAAAACTCTTTTGGAAACAGATACTGTTAATAACAAACACATCCAGGATCTTAACCACTCCCAATTTTGGGAAaggatccttttttttttttgaataattgTGGTTTAAATGTTTTGTGAATGTAAGGTGAGTGTAGAGATGAAGCTTCTTAGATTTTGATCCTTATAGGTAAATGATGGTTTGCAGGATATTTGACATTTGGAATGGCAACTCTTTTGAAAGTTGTTTTCTAAATATGGATTTAAATATGGTCACATGGTGtattgaaaataaaaaagaacacAGAAAAGTGAGCATAAACTGACAAGATTTCTCTGATTACTTCTCCAAAATACATCAATCCGCTTGCTGGTATTGTAATAAGGAAATCCAAAAACCATCAAATATAGTTGATAAATGATTTTCAAGAAAAGGATAGCTCCGAAAAAATCAGCAAAAGGTCCAGAGGGCAGACTAACCTACACAATAATATTTCATCGCAACCACAATTATTTAAAATCAACAGAGAAATTTCTCATTAAAGTTCAAAGAACACCATGTTATAGTTGATTCAAGAATCCTCTAGTTCACTTGGCACTGGCAAGCTGAGTGCGGATGGACTTGGCTGCAGACACCATGTTTTGCAGGGCTGGTTTCACCTCGGTATACTTGCGAGTCTTGAGACCACAGTCGGGGTTGACCCACAAGATGTTGGTGTCAAGAACTGCAAGCATCTTGTTAACTCTATCGGCTATCTCCTCTGTGGATGGTATTCTTGGAGAGTGGATGTCATAGACACCGGGACCAATGCCAGCTCCGTACTTCACTCCCTCCCTGAAAACTGAGAGGAGTTTCTCATCAGAACGTGAGTTCTCAATGGTGATCACATCAGCATCCATGTCGATGATGGAGTGGATAATGTCGTTGAAGTTGGAGTAGCACATGTGGGTGTGGATCTGCAAGCCACAAAAGATAAGCTCATTAACAAGCAGGTATCGGATTAAACGAAGTTCCGGAGTTAAAACAACAAGATCAGAATAGAACCTGTGTAGTGTCCTGGATGCCGACGTTGGTGATTCTGAAGGAGTGGACAGCCCAATTCAAGTAGAATGCGTGTTCAGACTTCCTCAGAGGCAAGCCTTCTCTCAAAGCAGCTTCATCGATTTGGATCACAGTGATTCCTGCCTTCTCCAAATCCTCCACTTCATCCTTAATGGCCAATGCAATCTGGTAGCAGGTCTCAAACCTAGAAAAAGCAATGATGGTAAACATTATAAACATAATCGGAGAAGGTATAAAACTCAAATTAGGAGGAGGGTATAAATTGAAGTTACCTTGGCTGGTCATTTCTGACAAAAGACCAGTTGAGAATGGTGACAGGGCCGGTAAGCATTCCCTTCATTGGCCTCTTGGTCATATTCTGAGCAGCTGAGGACCAGAAGACAGTCATTGGCTTTGGGCGGCTCACATCACCATAGATGATAGGTGGCTTCACACATCGAGATCCATACGATTGAACCCATCCATTAGCAGTGAAGGCAAAACCAGATAGCTGCTCTCCAAAGTACTCAACCATATCGTTCCTCTGCATACATCAAGCATTCAAACTTACCAATCCATATTTACGCATGCGAGCGTGTGTATATGGACAGAAAAGATGCTAATACATGCATATGCATGTAAGTTAAGTAGGTAATTGTCCTACCTCAGGCTCTCCGTGAACCAAGACATCAATGTCAAGCTCTTCTTGGAGATCGACAACCTTCTTGATTTCCTCCTTGATGGCTTTAACATATTCCTCCTCGGAGATCCTATAAATAAATGAATTATGAGATGAGATGTTCAACAGCACCAACAGTAAGAAGCAGAAAGCAAGTATAACACTGACTTCTTGGCCTTGTATTCACGACGAACTCTTCTAAGCTCCACTGTCTGAGGGAAGGATCCAATGGTGGTTGTAGGCAGAATTGGTAGGTTAAGTTTCTTTTGTTGGGCATCAAGTCTAGCACTAACATTTGTAGCACGGTGGTGGTCAGATCCTTGAAGAGCAGCGGACTGAGATATCACAAGAGTAAAAAGTAGTAAGTACAATATGATACAAGTCATTAGAAAGAGAAGACGATCCTTCAGTTCAACACTTACAGCCTTTTGAACAGCTTCATTTGTCACTCTTGGGGAGGACTTTCTGGAAGCTTGAGCAGCAGCATTGGCAGAGAAAAATGCCTGAAAGTACAATGAACACATTTAGCCGTGATATGCAAAAAACTTTGTCGAGAGTATTAAGTAAAAAAGACTCATTTCCCGAAGTGATTTTTTAAAGACCTTTAAGTTAAGAACGAACTATACCTCATCCTTGGCACCAGCCAATGCCTTGGCTAAAGCATTTACTTCAACAACCTTTTGGGCAGCAAATGCGAGCCATGATTTGATTTCATCGTCTAGCTTTGGCTCATTGACTAGATCAACAGCAGTGTGGAGTAGGGAGCAAGATGTAGAGACAACAAGCTTGTCTGCataattgaaagaaaaaattgaTCATTTCCTGCAACAAAATCACTACCAACTATCAAGTGATGAGATAGGAAATACATTACCTTTTCCTACAATGCCCTCAAGAGATTGCAGGAGGTTAAGAGATGCAGCAAGATCATTAGCCCAAATGTTCCTTCCGTCAACAACTCCAGCAAACAAGTACTTGCCGGAAGGGAAACCACCCTTGATTAAATCGAGGGTCTGAGTTCCACGGACCAAGTCAAAGCCAAATCCGGTAACTCCTTTCAAAGCAGTGAGGGTTTTGAATGCCTCAGCAGGAACGTCAGCAAAGTAGGTCTCAACGATAACATTAAGGCCAGATAGAGATGACTCTAGGTCAGCATAGGCCTTGGTGAATGCTTCCAATTTGTGAGCCTCTAGATCCAACACAAGCGTAGGTTCGTCAAGCTGAATCCAAGAAGCGCCAGCTGCCTTCAACTCCGCAATAACTTCCCTGCATTGACAATTTTAAGTTAGAGTATGTCCATTCAGATATAGCGGGTCgtgaaaaaaaaaacttacttGTAAATTGGAAGGATTTTGTCCAGAAGTGACAACAGGGGGAAAGATTTCTCAACACCCTTAGCAGGTTTGGAAAGCAACAAGTATGAAACTGGACCAACAAGTACTGGAACAGTATCTACTCCAAGCTGCGTGAGTAACAAGATCAAGATCAATAAATCAATCATCTAATCTTTTATTTCCATGCATAAGCATAGATTTAACAGGACAACGTAAATGCTGTACATAAATATGCATCAAAACAAAATGAAAACACAAAAGAAATGAACAATCGTCTTTCTAGACCACAAATCCGAGCTTGTATCTGCTCTCTTCAAAAATCACATAAAGCAAAAAGTGAAGTCCATGATGATGAATGATCACATCCATTAACTATATTCCCCTTCCAATAGTTCAAGAATCAGACATGTATTGTAAAATGAAAAGTATACATAAGAAAAGAATCACATACCCCCTTCGCCTCTTTGTACTCATCTACTGCCTTGTGAGAAGCATAAGAAAAGTTAACATCAGGTCCCAACTCAGGGACAATGAAGTGGCTGGATCAAACATTGAAAAACCATAAATCAGCACACGGACAAGATAATCATATATCCGATGAAAAGAAAAAGTTGATGTGTCACTTACTAGTTGGTGTCAAACCACTTTGTCATCTCCATAGCAGGGACGGAGGCATTTCCTCTGGCCATGGAGAAGTAAGTGCCGAACCCGATCTCACCACTGGTCCAGTTGTACCTAGAAGGGACGGCACCAAGCATTGCGGTTGTGTCGAGCACTTGATCATAGTAAGAGAAGGTGTTGCTGGGAATGTACTTAATACCAGCATCAGCCATCTGTTTCCAGATGGATGACCTGAGGTCAGCAGACACCTTCTTCAAGTCCTCAGCGCTGCTCTTTCCATCCCAGAAAGACTCAAGAGCAAATTTGAGCTCTCTCTTTGGGCCCATACGGGGGTATCCAACAATGTGAGATGCCATTTTTCTGCTTCACCAAAAACACTCAATCAGACATGAATTTAAACCAATGATCACACACGTTGAATAGATTTATTTTTGGTAAAGGTTCCACCAAAACACCCTTTATTAGAGTGGAGTGGATATAAAGGATTCATATAGCTGACCCAAATCAAGTGTAGTTAATGGTTAACGAAAATACTTAGCTcgcgtttggacataaattttgttgaaacttgaaaaaagagtctttgaagttgtgttgaaaaataatttttggaagttgaagttaGGTTTgaacatgcattttatttgaaaaaaactTGAAGTTTAAAAATTTCATCCAAAAACTGATCATGTTCCATAAACAAAGACTGTTTTCAGAAATTCTGTTGAAAAAATATACCCAAAATCTATTGCCACGTGTTGTATTAAATGTATAGAATTAGAAAGTGCACTATTACAAAAAGCAGAGCTTGTCCATTTTCCAAGTACAACTAACAAACAGAGAATGAAACCTTAAAACAATGATACAAAAGCAAAATAAGTACACAATGCTTAGTTCCAAACAAAAATTAAACACTCAGTTAAATAATGCAATTATTCATCATATATATGAACCTCAGAACACCAGATCTGCGTTACATCAAGCAATAAATTGGTTCACAATCACCCAATACCCACCTCATATCAGATCTAATGAGACAACAAAGACAAGGTACAGATCTGCAATTCCTCACCACCccatatttttcttttaaaacagaTCCCGAGGGACAGTGGCGCACAGGTCAAAACACAGTGTATAATGGACTGGCCCCTCTACCCATAATAACACAGATCTAAAACTCAATATCCATGCATAAAGATTCACACCCCAGAAACAAAAACAGTGAGTAGTATATAATAGCAATCTATTAAGAGCCAGAGAGCAAAAATGACACATAACATCAAATGGGTACATAACCATAGTACTAAACAAGCACACCAAAAAAAAATTGGGATTCAAGAATTAACACTAAATCCATACCAATTGGCGAAGAAACAACAACAGAATCTTGAGGgggggaaaagaaaaacaaaaaggaaaccaACTTCAAATGAAGTGTTGTAAGGGGAATATGGCAACAGAAATACAAGAAATGAGAGTTTAAATAACAGAATTACAAGGGGACGAACGACAAAGCGTACCTTCAGGAAAATGTAGGAACCGGTGAAGGGTGGTTCTAGGTTGTAGAatgaatgaagaagaagaaaagtggAGGACGCGAGTTTGAAGCGGAAGGTGATTTGGTTTATATAGAAAGGGTTGTACAAAAAGTTGGTAGATCTGGCATGAGAATATAAAAATTCTTATAAGAAAGGTAACAACTTTACTCATATATACATGGTATTTTTCCAATTTATATTAATTTACCTAATTCACTAATAAATTAATGTAAAAATATgcaataattaaataatttaatagtAATCGTCACGTAAAGATGCATGTTATGTATTCATTTATTTATAAGCAGTCAGCTTAAAAAAAATTCTATATCAATATGATTACAGCTATAACATAACAGATCAATGTATCGTATTATATAAGAACCAATCAAATTTTTAATGTAGACAGCTGAATTTAATTGACTCTAAAGTGATTTGATCATGCGGGAGTAAATGCAAATTTAAAGTTGAAGTTGAAAAATTAAATTACCTTAGAGAAAttcaagtttgagatgtttgaagttgaatatgaacctgtataaatttaagtaaaatatattttactttttttggtaataaaaataaatattctatTAAACAAGTATATGCGTATAGAGGTTTTCGTGCTCAGGTTGCAAATATATTTTACTTTATAGACTGGTTGTACAAACTAATTGTTGAATCTTCACAATTTTCATTGCCAGTTATTTAAAAGATAATTACAAAAAATGGTCTATACTAAGTGCAAATTTATAAATTACCTATAATGAGATTATACGTGTTGTTAGGAGAAAAAAACAAATGCACTATGAATCTGTGCAACGCCATATCCTGATTGCGAAAGTAGGGTGTGGTGACTAATACCTACCCCGAGAATTGTTATCTAAATGGTGACTAATGCTTACCCCTAGAATTGTTACCTAAATACATTTTAATGTGTTATAAATCACTTAAATCGCCGCCCACAACCCTATCAATAGATACTTAAAATAATGCACAAAAACTACGACACTATGCCTTACCTCATAAACATGAGAACTTTCCTATCATACACTTTGTGGACAATTGGCTCAATCGGAACCACAATAACTTCAATAATATAAAGAAGCACTTAACCCTTATAAAAATCACTGATCATGCTCTACAATTCACCTACCTTGCAAGACACACAAAACACAAATTACTACAGCCCATAAAATGGATCCCTCCAAAACCAAACTAGTATAAATTAAACATGGATGGGGCAGTATTACATCAACTCATAAAGCAGGTATAGGCGGAGTAATACGGGACTCCAATGGCCATTG from Nicotiana sylvestris chromosome 12, ASM39365v2, whole genome shotgun sequence encodes the following:
- the LOC104237549 gene encoding 5-methyltetrahydropteroyltriglutamate--homocysteine methyltransferase-like, coding for MASHIVGYPRMGPKRELKFALESFWDGKSSAEDLKKVSADLRSSIWKQMADAGIKYIPSNTFSYYDQVLDTTAMLGAVPSRYNWTSGEIGFGTYFSMARGNASVPAMEMTKWFDTNYHFIVPELGPDVNFSYASHKAVDEYKEAKGLGVDTVPVLVGPVSYLLLSKPAKGVEKSFPLLSLLDKILPIYKEVIAELKAAGASWIQLDEPTLVLDLEAHKLEAFTKAYADLESSLSGLNVIVETYFADVPAEAFKTLTALKGVTGFGFDLVRGTQTLDLIKGGFPSGKYLFAGVVDGRNIWANDLAASLNLLQSLEGIVGKDKLVVSTSCSLLHTAVDLVNEPKLDDEIKSWLAFAAQKVVEVNALAKALAGAKDEAFFSANAAAQASRKSSPRVTNEAVQKASAALQGSDHHRATNVSARLDAQQKKLNLPILPTTTIGSFPQTVELRRVRREYKAKKISEEEYVKAIKEEIKKVVDLQEELDIDVLVHGEPERNDMVEYFGEQLSGFAFTANGWVQSYGSRCVKPPIIYGDVSRPKPMTVFWSSAAQNMTKRPMKGMLTGPVTILNWSFVRNDQPRFETCYQIALAIKDEVEDLEKAGITVIQIDEAALREGLPLRKSEHAFYLNWAVHSFRITNVGIQDTTQIHTHMCYSNFNDIIHSIIDMDADVITIENSRSDEKLLSVFREGVKYGAGIGPGVYDIHSPRIPSTEEIADRVNKMLAVLDTNILWVNPDCGLKTRKYTEVKPALQNMVSAAKSIRTQLASAK